Genomic window (Pseudanabaena sp. FACHB-2040):
GCGCCACGATGCCTTTCACGATACCCTCACTGGCCTGCCCAACCGGGCTCTGTTTATTGATCGCTTGAGCCACGCCCTGCAGCTCTCTCGGCGGCGCACCTCAGAAGATCGCCAGCGCCACCCCCACGACTTTGCCGTGCTCTTTCTCGATCTAGACGATTTTAAGGTGGTCAACGACAGTCTCAGCCACTATGCGGGCGATTACCTGCTGAGCGTCATGGCCCAGCGCCTGAGCACCTGTCTTAGAACTGGAGACACCTTGGCTCGTTTGGGCGGCGACGAGTTCTCGATTCTGCTGGAAGACGTGGATGCCCTCACGACCGTTATTGATGTGATTGATGAGATTCAATCTGTTTTAAAGCTGCCGCTGCTGCTAGAGAATACTGAGGTCTTTGTTAGTGCCAGCATTGGTGTGGTGCTCAACAATTCCCACTACACCCAACCCTCCGAGCTCTTGCGAGATGCCGAAATTGCGATGTACCGGGCCAAACACGCTGGGCCCGGCCGTTATCAGGTGTTTGACACTTCTATGCACCTGCAGGTGAGCCGTCGCCTGAAGCTGGAGAACAGCCTGCGGCGGGCAATTGAGCGGCAGGAGCTGTGGGTGGCCTATCAGCCCATTGTGGATTTGAGCCGTCATCAGGTGGTTGGCTTTGAAGCCCTGGTTCGCTGGAATCACCCGCTGCACGGGCAGATCTCCCCAGTCGAATTTATTCCCATCGCTGAGCACACAGGCCTAATCATTCCTTTGGGGCTGTGGGTTTTAGAGCATGCCTGTGTGCAGCTTCAGCATTGGCGCGAGCAGACTGCCGCCAGTAACGAGCTGACCATAAGTATTAACTTATCTGGCAAGCAGTTTGCCCAACCCGATCTGATTGAGCGAATCGACGAGATTTTACGCCAAACTCAGCTGACGGGCTCGGCATTGAAGCTGGAGGTGACTGAGTCGGTGCTGATCGAGAATGAGGAGATTGCCGCTCAAACGCTACACCAACTGCGACATCGCGGCATCGAGGTGTGCATTGATGACTTTGGCACCGGCTATTCCTCCTTGAGCTATCTGCATCGGTTTCCGGTCGATGTCTTGAAAATTGATCGATCCTTCGTCTCTAGTATTTCTGCCCGCCCAGAAAACCAGGAAGTGGTCAAGGCCATTTTGAGCCTAGGGCTTAATTTGGGGCTGACGGTGGTTGCCGAAGGCGTAGAAACCCCAGAGGAGCTGCAATTTTTGCAGAGACAGCAGTGCGAGCAGGCTCAGGGCTACTGGTTTGCGCCACCGCTGGCAGCGGCTCAGGCCGAAGACATGCTACACCCCGCGTATGCCCAGCACCCGACTTACCAGTTAGAGGGGGCATCAGCGCCGCCGCACCTTACTGACCATCTTGCGTGAGAAGCGCAGCTTAATCGACTCCTGCTCGGCCCATTCCTGCAGGATGCGGTAAAACACCTGCCGATCCTGGGTTTGCAGCACCGCTGTTTGGTCTGCCGTTTCAATGGCGTAGGGGTAGCCGCCGCCGACGACCACCTCGGCTCGCACCCAGTCTAATACTGCATCGAGCTGCCCAGCTTCCCACAGCCACAGGGGGATTTCTAGGCGCACCGGGTAGTTATCGCGGGTGGTCTTGAGGTAGGTAAAGCCAATGCGATCGCACAGCTCCCCATACTGCTCTAAAATGCCGCCGCGATCGCAACGATAGAGGGGACTGCGATCGCCCCAGTCAAGGTAGGGAGTGAGCACCTGAGCATCGTGAATGCGCTCGGTTTCTAGCAGAGCACAGGTGTGGTGCAGCAGCCGGGTCAGGTCGTGGGCATAGGAGGTATCAACATAGCCCACCAGCGGCACTCGATACTGTTCGCTAGCCTTGAGCAGCTTCAAGATGGCCTGGACATAGGCGGCCTGACTCTCATCGTCGAAAGGCTCGGCAAAAGTGACGACCAGCGACCCGTCAAAAAAGACCAGGCAGCGCTGAGAGTCGGCGCAAGACTCCATAAACTCCACCAGCCGCTCGATCTCCATTTCAAACCGGCGAATGTTCACCCGCCGATCGCCCAATTGCCCCTGCGGCCCAGTCTTTAGATCGTCCGGCGTGAGAATTTCCAGGCGAATGTCTTTTTTGTAGCTGCCCGTCGGCAGGTGAGGATTTTCAAACCAGCCAATTTGGATTAAAGCAATCGGCAGAGACAGATCTTTGCTGGGGAAAATCTGCGACCCGTCCACAGCAAACGTGGTAATGCCGGTGAGCACCTGCCGCACCCAGTCATGCCCTTCCTCCCGATTCGCCCAACGGCACGGAAAACGGACTATACCCTTGTCGTCCACCGGCCCATCCTCTAACGGCCGAGCACCTGCAGGTAGAGGCACGCCCTTCATCCGCCCAATACGCTGGTCTAGCGGCAGCGAGCCATACTCAGCCCACCCCTTTCGGTATGCCTTCAATAACTCATAAGTTTGCAGATTAAAGCCGGAAAAGGCGTCTTTGTTTTCCTCCAGCAATCTGCGAATCTGCGATGGACTGATCGGCATAGGCCCACAACTGCCTGTGTAGAACGCCCACAGTAGGACGAACGTATTGATTGGCGCAATTTTAGCCGGAAGTGAGGGATTTGTCATGTGCGGGTCTTGGGAGACGCGTCCCCTCTTCTCTCCCACTCCTCTGCCCCCCCGCTCTGCGTCTCTCATCTCAGCATAGATTTTTCTCTCAAAAAATCATTAAACGCCCTTGATCTCAGTTGCAGAATGTAAACCTGTGTTTCAATTCCCGTTACAACTGCCAGAACCCTTCAAAAACCCCCAATCCCGCGTGATAGGATGCCGTGGTAACTTTCTCGCGAAGTGGAGAACAGGCCCTTGTCACTCCGGGTTGCAGTCGTTGGATCGGGTCCGGCAGGCTCCTCAGCTGCTGAGACATTAGCCAAAGCAGGCATTGAAACGTATCTCTTTGAGCGCAAGCTAGATAACGCCAAGCCCTGCGGCGGGGCGATCCCCCTCTGCATGGTGGATGAATTTGAGCTGCCTCCGGAAATTATTGACCGGCGGGTGCGCAAGATGAAAATGATCTCGCCCTCCAATATCGAGGTCAATATCGGCAGTACTCTCAAAGAAGACGAGTACATCGGCATGTGCCGTCGGGAAGTGCTCGATGGATTTTTGCGCGACCGGGCAGCCATGCTGGGAGCCAAGCTGATCAACGGTACGGTGCACACGCTCGAATTGCCCAAGGGCAGCAATGATCCCTACACGCTCCACTACACTGCTCACTCCGAGGCAGGACTCGTGGGTGAGAGCAAATCGCTGCAGGTAGACCTGGTAATTGGCGCTGATGGGGCCAACTCCCGCGTGGCCAAGGCGATTGATGCCGGAGATTATAACTATGCGATCGCATTCCAAGAGCGCATTCGGCTGCCCGCCGACAAAATGGCCTACTACGAAGATCTGGCCGAAATGTACGTGGGCAACGATGTCTCTCCTGACTTTTATGCCTGGGTCTTCCCCAAATACGACCACGTAGCCGTGGGTACCGGCACCATGCGGGTCAACCAGGCCAAGATCAAGCAGCTGCAGGCGGGCATCCGGGAACGGGCAGCTCACCGGCTCGAAGGCGGCGAGATCATCAAGGTTGAAGCCCACCCCATTCCTGAGCATCCCCGCCCCCGGCGTGTGGTTGGTCGAGTGGCTCTGGTCGGTGATGCTGCGGGTACCGTCACTAAGTCCTCTGGTGAGGGCATTTACTTTGCGGCCAAGTCTGCCCGCATGTGCGCCGAGGCCATCGTGGAATTTTCCAATGGCGGTCAGCGCATCCCCA
Coding sequences:
- a CDS encoding DNA double-strand break repair nuclease NurA → MPISPSQIRRLLEENKDAFSGFNLQTYELLKAYRKGWAEYGSLPLDQRIGRMKGVPLPAGARPLEDGPVDDKGIVRFPCRWANREEGHDWVRQVLTGITTFAVDGSQIFPSKDLSLPIALIQIGWFENPHLPTGSYKKDIRLEILTPDDLKTGPQGQLGDRRVNIRRFEMEIERLVEFMESCADSQRCLVFFDGSLVVTFAEPFDDESQAAYVQAILKLLKASEQYRVPLVGYVDTSYAHDLTRLLHHTCALLETERIHDAQVLTPYLDWGDRSPLYRCDRGGILEQYGELCDRIGFTYLKTTRDNYPVRLEIPLWLWEAGQLDAVLDWVRAEVVVGGGYPYAIETADQTAVLQTQDRQVFYRILQEWAEQESIKLRFSRKMVSKVRRR
- the chlP gene encoding geranylgeranyl reductase — protein: MSLRVAVVGSGPAGSSAAETLAKAGIETYLFERKLDNAKPCGGAIPLCMVDEFELPPEIIDRRVRKMKMISPSNIEVNIGSTLKEDEYIGMCRREVLDGFLRDRAAMLGAKLINGTVHTLELPKGSNDPYTLHYTAHSEAGLVGESKSLQVDLVIGADGANSRVAKAIDAGDYNYAIAFQERIRLPADKMAYYEDLAEMYVGNDVSPDFYAWVFPKYDHVAVGTGTMRVNQAKIKQLQAGIRERAAHRLEGGEIIKVEAHPIPEHPRPRRVVGRVALVGDAAGTVTKSSGEGIYFAAKSARMCAEAIVEFSNGGQRIPTEDELKVYLKRWDRMYGITYKVLDILQTVFYRTDATREAFVEMCADMDVQKLTFDSYLYKTVVPANPLVQMKITAKTVGSLLRGNALSPTRGW
- a CDS encoding EAL domain-containing protein, translating into MNRLNSALYPAEGNPCPFQSPSSLHLLIVEDAPEDVELVVHVLKTADIQFTFDVADTLEGCRICLADHRYDAVLADYRLPSLQAPQVLDLLLQSYQDLPFILVTGSLGEEAAVDCIKAGMTDYVLKDRLFRLPTVLQRALAEWALRQQQKQALSRLEQNAWRESILNRIVKAMRETLLLDEVLQSTADQLQQALAVSQCLILRPHEQQMQVQYLSQRLAQGDDLPPALPDQLGLQPRPDPFHILLFAEAPLTLQILDDESPQWHKAFRAAGVRSLIGVPLVYQQRYLGAICLQQTDHQRQWSESEIMLVQAVADQCAIAIHQAELYQQAQIELEQRRRAEAQLRHDAFHDTLTGLPNRALFIDRLSHALQLSRRRTSEDRQRHPHDFAVLFLDLDDFKVVNDSLSHYAGDYLLSVMAQRLSTCLRTGDTLARLGGDEFSILLEDVDALTTVIDVIDEIQSVLKLPLLLENTEVFVSASIGVVLNNSHYTQPSELLRDAEIAMYRAKHAGPGRYQVFDTSMHLQVSRRLKLENSLRRAIERQELWVAYQPIVDLSRHQVVGFEALVRWNHPLHGQISPVEFIPIAEHTGLIIPLGLWVLEHACVQLQHWREQTAASNELTISINLSGKQFAQPDLIERIDEILRQTQLTGSALKLEVTESVLIENEEIAAQTLHQLRHRGIEVCIDDFGTGYSSLSYLHRFPVDVLKIDRSFVSSISARPENQEVVKAILSLGLNLGLTVVAEGVETPEELQFLQRQQCEQAQGYWFAPPLAAAQAEDMLHPAYAQHPTYQLEGASAPPHLTDHLA